TCACACCCTACTTTTAATCGAGCTTTTCTCCTTGGAATACACCTGTTCCCTCAAGATAAATACGCAACGCAGCATACTGATCATTATGCCAAAATGCTTCTGAATCAACTAATATCGCCGCATCTTGTCTAGCTGTTTCCAATGCCCTATAATCATGTACCATGTCAGCCACCTTAAACTCTGGCAGACCACTTTGCTTACTTCCAAAGAAATCCCCAGGACCTCGTAACTCTAAATCTTTTTCTGATAATACAAATCCATCATTCGTTTCGGTCATAATTCGCATACGCTCTTTTCCAGTTTCCGATTTTGGATCTGCGATTAATAAACAATACGATTGTTCACTCCCACGCCCAACACGTCCTCGCAACTGATGAAGCTGAGATAAGCCAAATCGCTCCGCATCATAAATAACCATAACAGTCGCATTCGGTACGTTCACACCTACCTCAACTACTGTTGTCGAAACAAGAATTTGTACTTCATTTTCACTAAATTGCCCCATAACCTCTTCTTTTTCTTGAGAAGATAACCTTCCATGCATCAATCCAACTTGGAATTTCCCTTGATAATGATGCATCAACATACTATGTAAATCGATAGCATTTTGCACATCTAGTTTCTCAGACTCTTCAATAAGAGGACAAATAACATAAGCTTGTCTTCCTTTTTTCACTTCTTTTTCAACAAAGCCAAGAACGCGATCTAGCATATCGTGTTTTGCCCAATACGTTTCAATAACTTTCCGGCCCGCTGGCATCTCATCAATAATTGAAACATCCATCTCTCCAAATGCAGTAATTGCTAGCGTTCGTGGGATTGGAGTCGCTGTCATAAATAGTACATCGGGACTTTCACCTTTCTCCCGTAAGACACGACGTTGCGCAACACCAAATCGATGCTGTTCATCAGTAATAACGAGCCCAAGCCTATGAAAAATAACTTCATCTTGAATTAAAGCATGCGTCCCAACAAGAATATCTACCTCTCCTTGTTCAAGCTTCGCCAAAATTTCACGACGTCTCGCTCCTTTTACAGAACTCGTTAGCAACTCGATCTTCATATTAAAATGAGAAAACGTCTCAGCAAGTGACTGATAGTGTTGCTCAGCTAAAATTTCTGTAGGCACCATCAAAGCCCCTTGATAACATGCTAACTTAGCTGCATAAAGAGCGATTGCGGCCACAACAGTCTTTCCTGATCCTACATCCCCTTGTAATAATCGATTCATTCTATACGGAGATTCCATATCTTTCATGATTTCATTAACAACTCGGTTTTGTGCACTAGTAAGTGGGAATGGAAGGGCATCGGTAAACTCTTGTAATTCCTCCATCGAAATTTCTTTTTTCGTTCCCATTGAACTTTCTCGTTCCATTTTTCGAAGTGCTTGCATTTTAAGTTGGAATAAGAAAAACTCTTCATATACAAACCGACGACGTGCCTGTTTTAAATCCTCTTGACCGACCGGGAAATGTAATGCTCTAAGCGCATCATAGCGCGGTAATAATTTATAACGACTTAGCAATCCATCTGGTAACACTTCAACGATAGAATCCCCATACTCTTTCAATGCTTGCGCAATAAAACGACGCATTTGTTTTACCGTCAATTTTCCCTTGACCGAATATACAGGCTCTACCTCTTGCTGGCATACAACTGGTCCAAAGTGAAGCTCAGATACAGCAATCGTTTGGCGATGTTGATCCCATTTACCAGTAATCGTTACCGTTTCATCTAGCTTTAACTTCTGTTTATAATATGGTCTATTAAAACATACAGCTGTAATTAAATAACGACCAACAAGGACACGAACAGTAAGGCGTGATTTTTTCTTCCCATAATATTGCAATAAAGGTGCACTATGCACTTTCCCTTCAACTGTCACACGCTCGTCATGCTTTACTTCCGCCAAGTCTTTCATCGCATAATCTTCATAACGGTACGGAAAATGTTCTAGTAGATGAGAAACTGTATAAATTCCCATCTCATGTAATAACTCAGATGTTTCTTCTCCGATTCCCTTTACATCCGTAACAGGAACTTGTACAACTTCATTCAAAATTTTCACGCTCCGTCACATTATTTTCTTTATTTCACTTTATAGGTTACATGCTAATACTTCACCTGCAATCGAGCTCTTCTACCTTATATATTCTATCATAGGCATTCTAAAGGAAACTACTCTAACCCTTCGTATACATAGTCTATGATAGAAATACGTAAGAAAAGAGCCTCACTATAGAAGCAAGGCTCTTTTCCATCATTAATATGCTAGCCTTTTGAATAAGAACTAGAGGTACTATACACATCACTAGCTCTTGCTCATTAGCAAGTAGTCAAATCCTTAATATAAAGAGTTCTTTCTTATTCCACAGAGAAGATGAAAGAATATACAGGCTGGTTACCTTGATGCACTTCTACTTCAGCATCTTCAAATTGCTCTTCTACAAATGCAACTAACTCAGCAACCTCTTCATCCGTTGCATCTTCACCTTGTAGGATTGTTACGATTTCAGAATCTTCATCAATCATCGTTTCTAGCAATTGCTTCGCTGCACCTACTTTTTCAGCGTTTGTAGATACAATTTTTCCATCTGCAATACACATGAAATCATCTTTTTGAATTGCTACACCATCAATTTCTGTATCACGAACTGCATACGTAATTTGACCTGTTTTCACATGTGATAAAGCTTCTTTCATGTTCTCTTCGTTTTCTTCTAACGTGCCAGCTGGATTAAATGCTAACATTGCAGCCATACCTTGAGGAACAGTTTTTGAACGTACAACAACAACATCTTGATCTACAACCGATGCCGCTTGCTCTGCTGCCATCACTATATTTCCGTTATTCGGTAAAATAATGATTTTTTCAGCATTTGCCTCTTCAATCGCCTTTACGATATCCTCCGTACTTGGATTCATCGTTTGACCACCTTCGATAACCTGCGTTGCACCGATACTCTCAAATAAGTTTTTAATACCAGATCCCATCGCTACAGTGACAATACCATATGGTTGTTTCTCTTTTGGCTGACTCACCTTTTCAGGCACCAATGTTGGCGCTGGTTCATCTAATAGAGCAGTATGCTGTTCACGCATATTTTCTACTTTAATCTTAATTAGACTGCCGTAACGTTGACCATAATTCATAGGATCTCCAGGGTGTTCCGCATGAATATGAACTTTTACAACCTCATCGTCCGATACGACAAGTAATGAATCTCCGTACACACTAATATCTTCACGGAATTTTTGTTCAGAGAAATTATGTTCCTTCATTTTTTCAGGCTCTAATTTCACCATAAATTCCGTACAATATCCATATTTAATGTCTTCTGTACTCAATTGGCTTTGTACACTACGGTGATGCTCTGCACGTACCATTTCATTCATAGATGGTTGTACAGGTACCTCAGAAGAAATTGTTTCTCCTTTTAAATCAGCTAAAAAGCCTTCGTATACAACAACAAGACCTTTACCACCGCTATCTACAACGCCAACTTGTTTTAATACAGGTAATAAATCTGGCGTACGATTTAACGATGCATTCGCTTCTTTCACAACGTCTTCCATAAATAAAACAAAGTCGCGCTGTTTTTTCGCAACTGTAACTGCATATTTACCCGTTTCTCTAGCAACCGTTAAAATCGTTCCTTCAATCGGTTTCATAACTGCTTTATATGCTGTTTCTACACCAGCTTCTAAAGCTGCAGCAAAATCAACAGTTGTTAACTCTTCTTTTTGTTCAATAGATTTTGAGAAACCACGGAATAACTGAGATAAAATAACTCCCGAGTTACCACGAGCTCCCATTAATAATCCTTTTGCTAAACTTACGCCGACTTTACCAGCATGCTGTGAAGGGTTTGCTTTCACTTCACGCGCGCCTGAAGTCATTGATAAATTCATGTTTGTACCGGTATCGCCATCTGGAACTGGAAAAACGTTTAATGCATCAACAAGCTGAACATTATTTGTTAAATTATTCGCTCCTTGAATAATCATTTGTGATAAACGTTTTCCATCAATTTTTTGAATTGACACAGATTTTCCTCCTTAATGCACATTACAAGTTTATTACTTTAACTCCTTGTACGTAGATGTTTACAGAATCTACTGCTAGTCCTACAGTTTGATCTAATGTATATTTCACTTTTGTTTGAACGTTATGTGCTACCTCTGAAATTTTCGTACCATAGCTCACAATAATATACATATCAATATGTACTTCATCTTCCTCTTTACGAACAATAACACCTCTAGTGAAGTTTTCTTTTCGTAAAATATCTGTTAATCCATCTTTTAACTGATTTTTTGATGCCATACCAACGATACCGTAGCAATCTACTGCGGCACCTCCAGCAATTGTTGCAATTACATCTGTACTAATATCAATTTGACCGTACTTCGTTTTAATTTCAATTGACATCTCGTTTCCCCCTTCATAAATGGTGAAAGTGAGCTAGACTACTTTAGTTACTATCATATAATTTTTTCAA
The DNA window shown above is from Bacillus clarus and carries:
- the recG gene encoding ATP-dependent DNA helicase RecG, giving the protein MNEVVQVPVTDVKGIGEETSELLHEMGIYTVSHLLEHFPYRYEDYAMKDLAEVKHDERVTVEGKVHSAPLLQYYGKKKSRLTVRVLVGRYLITAVCFNRPYYKQKLKLDETVTITGKWDQHRQTIAVSELHFGPVVCQQEVEPVYSVKGKLTVKQMRRFIAQALKEYGDSIVEVLPDGLLSRYKLLPRYDALRALHFPVGQEDLKQARRRFVYEEFFLFQLKMQALRKMERESSMGTKKEISMEELQEFTDALPFPLTSAQNRVVNEIMKDMESPYRMNRLLQGDVGSGKTVVAAIALYAAKLACYQGALMVPTEILAEQHYQSLAETFSHFNMKIELLTSSVKGARRREILAKLEQGEVDILVGTHALIQDEVIFHRLGLVITDEQHRFGVAQRRVLREKGESPDVLFMTATPIPRTLAITAFGEMDVSIIDEMPAGRKVIETYWAKHDMLDRVLGFVEKEVKKGRQAYVICPLIEESEKLDVQNAIDLHSMLMHHYQGKFQVGLMHGRLSSQEKEEVMGQFSENEVQILVSTTVVEVGVNVPNATVMVIYDAERFGLSQLHQLRGRVGRGSEQSYCLLIADPKSETGKERMRIMTETNDGFVLSEKDLELRGPGDFFGSKQSGLPEFKVADMVHDYRALETARQDAAILVDSEAFWHNDQYAALRIYLEGTGVFQGEKLD
- a CDS encoding Asp23/Gls24 family envelope stress response protein, yielding MSIEIKTKYGQIDISTDVIATIAGGAAVDCYGIVGMASKNQLKDGLTDILRKENFTRGVIVRKEEDEVHIDMYIIVSYGTKISEVAHNVQTKVKYTLDQTVGLAVDSVNIYVQGVKVINL
- a CDS encoding DAK2 domain-containing protein, coding for MSIQKIDGKRLSQMIIQGANNLTNNVQLVDALNVFPVPDGDTGTNMNLSMTSGAREVKANPSQHAGKVGVSLAKGLLMGARGNSGVILSQLFRGFSKSIEQKEELTTVDFAAALEAGVETAYKAVMKPIEGTILTVARETGKYAVTVAKKQRDFVLFMEDVVKEANASLNRTPDLLPVLKQVGVVDSGGKGLVVVYEGFLADLKGETISSEVPVQPSMNEMVRAEHHRSVQSQLSTEDIKYGYCTEFMVKLEPEKMKEHNFSEQKFREDISVYGDSLLVVSDDEVVKVHIHAEHPGDPMNYGQRYGSLIKIKVENMREQHTALLDEPAPTLVPEKVSQPKEKQPYGIVTVAMGSGIKNLFESIGATQVIEGGQTMNPSTEDIVKAIEEANAEKIIILPNNGNIVMAAEQAASVVDQDVVVVRSKTVPQGMAAMLAFNPAGTLEENEENMKEALSHVKTGQITYAVRDTEIDGVAIQKDDFMCIADGKIVSTNAEKVGAAKQLLETMIDEDSEIVTILQGEDATDEEVAELVAFVEEQFEDAEVEVHQGNQPVYSFIFSVE